The window TTGGAAGGATGGCCGTGGGTTACGGAGGCTGAACGCGCGTGGCGCTTATGGGAACGCAGGTCGAATTGCTCATCCGTTCAGAATTGCCGTGAGACAAGGCCGTTTGCAGCGAAACGGACGCGCATGATGGACTTTTTTGCCCCTGGTTTTGAGCAAAGGACAAAACCACTTGCCAAACCTTTTCCTTTTGATTAGGTAGTCTCCCTTCGCGGAGAGGTGTCCGAGCGGCCGAAGGAGCACGACTGGAAATCGTGTGTACTGGCAAAACCGGTACCGAGAGTTCAAATCTCTCCCTCTCCGCCATATTTCAAGGGCTTACGGGAAACCGTAGGCCCTTTTAATTTGCGCCATCAACCTCCAGTGTAATTTCGTGTGATCCGTCGCTAAGACCTTGTGATGGGCGTCAGGCCGAAAGACCTTTACGCCAGGAGGATGGAATGTCTCCCGTATTGACCACCCGCCCTGCCACCCGCGACGACGTGCCGCTCATTCTTACCTTCATCAAGGACTTGGCTGAGTACGAGCGGCTATCTCACGAAGTCATGGCTACGGAAAAGGATCTGACCGAGACTCTCTTCGGCCCGCGGCCTGGAGCCGAGGTCCTGTTGGGTTTCACGGCCGACGAGCCGGTTGCCTTTGCCCTGTTTTTCTCCAGCTATTCCACTTTTCTGGCAAAGCCGGGCATCTACCTGGAGGATCTTTTCGTGCGACCTGCCTGGCGCGGCAAGGGCTTCGGCAAGGCCATGCTGTCGGTCGTGGCGAAAGTAGCGGTAGAGCGCGGCTGCGGACGTCTGGAGTGGTCCTGTCTGGATTGGAATGAGCCGTCTATCGGCTTCTACAAATCTCTGGGCGCTCAAGTCATGGATGAATGGACTGTATACAGACTGACAGGCAAGACTTTGATGGGTTTCGCGGGCGCGGACTGATCCGACTCTCTTTCTGGGCGACCCTCGGCGGCAATGCGGACTCGTCGCGAAAAGGACTTTCCAGGCTGGCTATTATCCGCGGGAGATGCTGGCCGCCTGTATGAGGGCTTGGTAGACCTCCTCGGGCGTGATCGAGGCCAGGCATTCACGGCCGCGTGCGCAGCCGCTGCCGCCGTGCAGTGAACAGGGACTGCACGGCAGGGCGCGTTCAAGGACCACGTCATGCTCGCCCGGGAACGGTCCATACCGCATGAGACAAGCACGGCGCGACAGCGGCGGGCCGCATGCGAATTGCCACTCGCCCGGCAGTGCGGGGGGATTCGAAAGCAAGACCCGGAGTGCCTTCTATTACGGCAATGGTTACCTTGCAGCCACAGGACTTGAAATCTGTGGCAGTGAAAGGAGTGAAACCATGTCCACAATGACCGAACTGCTCGCCGAGGCGACCACAAAGGACCCCCGCTGGGCCGCCGTGGTTGCTCGCGACCCGAAAGCAGATGGTGCATTCTTCTACGCGGTCAGGACGACCGGCGTATATTGTCGCCCGTCCTGCGCGGCGCGCGCGGCTCGGCCTGAGCATACTGTGTTCTTTACGACGGCGGCGGAGGCCGAACGGGCGGGCTTTCGCCCCTGCCTGCGCTGCAGGCCGGATCAGCCGCCGCTGAAAGTGCAGCACGCCGCTCTCGTGGCTGAACTATGTCGATTGATCGAACGCTCGGAGCGGATGCTGAGCCTTGCCGAGCTGGCGAGCCATGCGAGGATGAGCACCTACCATCTGCATCGCATCTTCAAGTCTGTCACGGGTGTGACTCCCAGGGCGTATGCGGCGGCGCACCGTGCCGAAAACGTCAGGACGGGACTGCGCCGGAACGCCAGTGTGACAGAAGCCATATACGGCGCGGGCTATCTCTCCAGCGGACGCTTCTACGAGGCTGCGGACCAAGTGTTGGGCATGACGCCCACCGCCTACCGTTCCGGCGGAGCGCACACTCAGATACGCTTCGCGATCGGCGAGTGCTCGCTCGGATCCATCCTGGTCGCCGCGAGCGAACGAGGCGTGTGCGCCATACTCATGGACGACGATCCCGACAAGCTGGTGCGCGACCTGCAAGACAGATTCCCCCGCGCCGAGTTGATCGGGGGCGATGCCGAATTCGAGCAGCTTATCTCCACGGTAGTGGGATTCGTGGACGCGCCAGGACAGGGACTCGACCTACCGCTCGACGTGCGTGGCACGGCCTTCCAGCAGCGGGTCTGGCAGGCGTTGCGCGAGATTCCCGCTGGCGAGACGAGAAGCTACTCCGCTATTGCAACCCGCATCGGCGCTCCGAAAGCGGCAAGGGCCGTGGCGCAGGCATGCGCGGCCAACCCCCTGGCGGTGGCTATCCCCTGCCATCGAGTCGTCCGCACCGACGGCAGCTTGTCTGGATATCGCTGGGGCATTGACCGCAAGGCTGAACTGCTTCGTAAGGAACGCAAGGCATGACCACCCCTGCCCTACTCCAAAACACCATGCTGTCCTGCGTGGTGGAGTTGCCCCACGATTTCAGGGCGGACGACGTCCTCGCTTTCCATGGCCGCGACTCTGCGCAGATTGCCGAGTACACCGATGCACAAACGTTTATGAAGGGTCTGATGTGGAGTGGGCTTGCCGCCTGCCTCACGATCAGGTTCCACTCCCGGCACGCCGATGTCGAACTGAAAATCGACAAGTCGCCAATCGACAGCGCGCCCCTGGACGGAATGGGGCCTGAAGCTTCGTCTGATGCCACCGAAAAGGCGAAGCTTCGACGCATGGCGGTGCGAATGCTGGGACTGACGCAGCAGATCGACGACTTCGAGCGCACGTATCGGGCGCATCCGCAGCTGGGACCGCTTATCGCTGGGCATCCTGGGCTGCGAGTGCCGCTTACCGCCACCCCATTCGAAGCTCTGGCCTGGGCCATTACCGGACAACAAATCAGCCTGGGCGTGGCCATATCCCTGCGTCGCAGGATGATCCTTGCCGCAGGTGTGCGGCATTCGAGCGGCCTCGCCTGCCATCCGGATGCCCAACGTCTTTCGCGCCTAACCGAAGCGGATTTGCGGCAGGCCGGGTTTTCACAGGCAAAGGCGCAGACGCTGATGATCCTTTGCCACTTGATTAGTGAGCACCGCTTGCCTTTGGACGCGTGGGTGGATGCACTGCCCGTCGATACTATCCGCGAACAGCTTCTGGCCATACGCGGGATTGGGCCGTGGACCGTGGAATACACCCTGCTGCGCGGCTTTGGCTGGCTGGATGGGTCATTGCATGGAGATGCCGCTGTCCGCCGCAGCCTGCAAGCGCTGCTCGGCTGCACGGAAAAACTCACCAGCGAGCAAACAAGGCAATGGCTTGCTCCCTTTTCGCCGTGGCGCGCGCTGGTTGCCGCGCACCTCTGGGCCGCCCTCAATATAAAGGGGGCTTAGTGGAGTCGCGAGAAACCAGGGCAAATGTAAAATGCCATAACCATGGAAGCGGATCATGGCGAAAGCATGCCCCTTGTCCCCAAAGGGCTTGCAGCAGAAATTGACCCATCCACCTCCCAATGCTATATTTTATAAATCATCTGACAGCCATTAGTTCGAATCCATAAAGGCTTTCTATCGCCAAGCAGTAGCCATCCAACTGTTCATACATCTTCCAGGAGGATAATATGAGGCTTCTCCCATTACTCTTTTTTCTTATTGTATCAACTTATGGATGCGCAGCTACATATACCCCTTCCAAACTAGAACCCAAGCAACACCAACTAAGTGTGGCTGCATCAAAGCAAGAGATTCTCTCTTCAGTTAAGACGATATTAGTTCTTGAGGGTTACCAATTATCTTCTTCCGACAATGAGGTTGGAATCCTGACTACTTCTCCCCGAATGATTCCGCTTAGCTATAATGATTGTGACTGTGGTGAAACCATGGGAATTCCTTATATAAAGGATAACCGTACGCATACGTTTGTCACCGTAGGAGTTGTTGCTGCTGACAATTTGATTACTCTAAAAACAGACATCAAAGGCGAGTACTTAAAAAATGATCCGGTATATGGCATGGAGATGAAATGCGTCTCTCTCGGAACGCTTGAGAACGAATTACTTAAGAAAATTGGTGCTTCGCTTCCTGCTTCCAAGTAGTTCCTTCCAAAAAACGAAGCCAGGCCAACACCGTTGGCCTGGCACTGACGTCCTCACCGCCATTTCAACAAAAGCTTACGCTTCTGATTCCCTTCCGCCGAGCTTCCTCGACAACTGTTGGAACCATTTTGGGGATCATGGGCACCGCAATACCTCGTGCGGCCTAGATGCCATTCCCCTGGGCTTGATTGGTCCAAAAACAGGCAAGTCTCCCATTGCTCCTATGGCCGATCTGAAGCAGCCCGATTGTGCCTCAGGGTCAAGGCGGCTATAGTGCCTATCGCCGTTGCGAAAACAGCTTCTTCATTACTACCTACAGGTAAGCCATGCTCAATAAATCCCTGGCCATCAGGCTGTTCGACGCTTTTTCCATCCAGCGCTGGAATGAAAAGATCCGGCCTGTTGAACTGGTGGAAATGGACAAGACCGCGCACAAGATGATCATTGCCTGGTGTCTGGGGCGCTGCGAAGAAGATGCCGGTCGGGCGGTGAACTGGGAGCGGCTGATAAACGGCGGAATTTTCGAACTCATGCGCCGCATCGTCATTTCCGACATCAAGTCGCCGATCTACAACCGTATTCGCGAGGAACACCCGGATGTCTTCCGCGAATTGAACGAATGGGTTTATAGACAAATGGAAGCTCATCTGGATGATCAAGTCATCCGTGAGGAGTTCCGATCCTATCTTATGGATGATGCTTATCTCGATAAGCATACCCGGCTGGTGCTCGACGCGGCGCATCTATACGCCACGTTCTGGGAGTTCCGCATAATTCGCCATACCAACCCTCGCGGATACCAGATCGAGGAAATCCACACCTCGCTCATGAACCGCATGGAGCCTTTCCTGGATCTCGTGGGCATGCGCAGGCTGGTAACCAACCATCCCCTGGCCAGTTTCATCGATCTCTGCGGGCAACTCCGCTTCCAGATCCGCTGGGGGCAAACTCCGCGAATTCCGCGCACTTCCGTGCTTGGGCACATGATGCTCGTGGCCTGCCTCTCCTGGTTCTTTTCCCGTGAGGTCGGTGCATGCGCGCGGCGCAGCTACAACAACTTCTTTGGCGGGCTGTTGCACGATCTGCCCG is drawn from Desulfocurvibacter africanus subsp. africanus DSM 2603 and contains these coding sequences:
- a CDS encoding GNAT family N-acetyltransferase, with the protein product MSPVLTTRPATRDDVPLILTFIKDLAEYERLSHEVMATEKDLTETLFGPRPGAEVLLGFTADEPVAFALFFSSYSTFLAKPGIYLEDLFVRPAWRGKGFGKAMLSVVAKVAVERGCGRLEWSCLDWNEPSIGFYKSLGAQVMDEWTVYRLTGKTLMGFAGAD
- the ada gene encoding bifunctional DNA-binding transcriptional regulator/O6-methylguanine-DNA methyltransferase Ada; the protein is MTELLAEATTKDPRWAAVVARDPKADGAFFYAVRTTGVYCRPSCAARAARPEHTVFFTTAAEAERAGFRPCLRCRPDQPPLKVQHAALVAELCRLIERSERMLSLAELASHARMSTYHLHRIFKSVTGVTPRAYAAAHRAENVRTGLRRNASVTEAIYGAGYLSSGRFYEAADQVLGMTPTAYRSGGAHTQIRFAIGECSLGSILVAASERGVCAILMDDDPDKLVRDLQDRFPRAELIGGDAEFEQLISTVVGFVDAPGQGLDLPLDVRGTAFQQRVWQALREIPAGETRSYSAIATRIGAPKAARAVAQACAANPLAVAIPCHRVVRTDGSLSGYRWGIDRKAELLRKERKA
- a CDS encoding DNA-3-methyladenine glycosylase 2; this encodes MTTPALLQNTMLSCVVELPHDFRADDVLAFHGRDSAQIAEYTDAQTFMKGLMWSGLAACLTIRFHSRHADVELKIDKSPIDSAPLDGMGPEASSDATEKAKLRRMAVRMLGLTQQIDDFERTYRAHPQLGPLIAGHPGLRVPLTATPFEALAWAITGQQISLGVAISLRRRMILAAGVRHSSGLACHPDAQRLSRLTEADLRQAGFSQAKAQTLMILCHLISEHRLPLDAWVDALPVDTIREQLLAIRGIGPWTVEYTLLRGFGWLDGSLHGDAAVRRSLQALLGCTEKLTSEQTRQWLAPFSPWRALVAAHLWAALNIKGA
- a CDS encoding HD domain-containing protein produces the protein MLNKSLAIRLFDAFSIQRWNEKIRPVELVEMDKTAHKMIIAWCLGRCEEDAGRAVNWERLINGGIFELMRRIVISDIKSPIYNRIREEHPDVFRELNEWVYRQMEAHLDDQVIREEFRSYLMDDAYLDKHTRLVLDAAHLYATFWEFRIIRHTNPRGYQIEEIHTSLMNRMEPFLDLVGMRRLVTNHPLASFIDLCGQLRFQIRWGQTPRIPRTSVLGHMMLVACLSWFFSREVGACARRSYNNFFGGLLHDLPEAVTRDIISPVKSSVERLPDVIANIEKQLAEREIFGLLPQTWKPELAYLIQDEFDSKIRQSQDEGRKPLKVSSADIGSSFNADGFDPYDGELVRVADHLSAFLEAYMSAQYGIRSESIDKGLRIGEKYAGQVIAGIDVGRIYAAF